The nucleotide window TTTATACCTGTTTCGGATAGTGACTTCCGTAACCCCGGCTACATCCGCAACTTCCCGCTGAGTTCTCCGTTCACCACAGAGAATGGACGCAATATAAATTGCAGCAGCAGCAACTCCTGTCGGACCCCTTCCGCTTGTGAGTTCCTTTTCGGAAGCCTGCCTCAGGATCTCAACACTCTTGGACTGGACTTCTCCTTTAAGGTTAAGGCCTGAACAGAACCTTGGAACGTAGTCGATCGGAGATGTAGGCATGAGCTTTAGTGCAAGTTCTCTGGAAATAAAGCGGTAAGTTCTTCCGATTTCTTTCCGGCTAACTCTTGACACTTCTTCAATTTCATCAAGAGTTCTTGGAACGCTGCACTGACGGCAAGCAGCATAAAGAGCTGCTGCGGCAACGCCTTCAATGCTTCTTCCACGGATAAGGTTTTTGTCCACAGCTTTTCTGTAGACGACAGCTGCGGTTTCCCTCACAGTTCTTGGAAGACCGAGAGCGGAAGCCATTCTGTCCAGTTCGGATAATGCAAATGCAAGGTTTCTTTCAGTTGCGTTACTTACACGGATTCTACGCTGCCATTTTCTTAAACGATAGAGTTGAGCACGATTTTTTGAAGAGATTGACTTTCCATAGGAGTCGCGATTCCTCCAGTCAATCATTGTGGAAAGCCCTTTGTCGTGGATTGTGTATGTCATAGGCGCACCCACACGGGAACGCTTCATACGTTGATCATGATCGAAAGCTCGCCATTCAGGGCCTTCATCCACAAAATCGGCGTCAATGACAAGTCCGCAGTCCCCACACACGAGCTCGGCTCGCTCATAGTCGTGGACGAGGTTTCTGCTGCCGCATTCTGGACACACGGCCTTTTCGTTCTCAAAACTTTGCTCCTTTTGCTTCTCTTTGCGAGCTTTGATCATGGCACGTATTTTTTCTCTTTCAAGAGTGTCCGAATAGCGAACTCTTTCGACTTCTACCATATCATATCACCTTACAAACTAAAACAATCATATGTTTATATTTACGGTATTTTTGGCTGCACCACTGAAATCACAGTAGACATCTAAAAGGCAGGATAAGAAAAATCACGGCTGTAACTAGCAAAAAATATATAACCTAGTTAATGTTTAACCATAATATAGAATTCAAATGCGCATTCATGTCAGAGCTTTCACCGAATATAGACTCTTTCATTAATAAGAGCTCGAAATTCTGAATCAGAAGTTCGTTTAAAGCCCTTCACTAAAAAATATGGATGGCCTACAGGTCCGAAAACACTTACGATCGTACCAATCCGATTCAGGGCCTTATCTACAACGACCGAATTCAATTTAGGAAAACCATCTGAGACATTCTCGGGTTTTACCTCATCCCCTCTAATAATCAGGTTTTTAACACCTGTTCTGTGCAGCACTTTACCGAGTCGTTTCATATCAGCCACGAATAGTTAATAGCTATTCTCTCTAGCTCAGGGTATTTTTTTCCAGCTCAGGGCAAAAATCTCCTGGCTTTGAGCATGTTTTTCTGTCAGCCATAAATAAAGTTATATATTATAGACTGAAAAGCATATGTAGTCTACGCTCATTTTATATAAAGATATCGCAAGAACTATATTATATGTTAGTCCTGACTAATTTAATATAGTAGAGTATAAGAACTAGAAGAGGGAAACCACAACCTTATATATTAAATGGACATTGTTGGCAGCAATCAGACCATAATTATGGTCATTACAGTCACTAACTCCGATTAATGATCTCATTCTAAGGAGGAGACTCATTGTCCAAGTTCGTATATTTTTTTGGAAAGGATGTAACTGATGGCAAAGGTAGTATGAGAGACTTACTTGGAGGTAAGGGCGCAGGCCTTGCTGAAATGGCAAACCTTGGAATTCCCGTACCGCCAGGTTTTACGATTACAACTGAAGTTTGTGTACTTTATCTGAAGAACAAGAAGTATTCTGAAGAAGTACTCAAACAGGTTGAAGAAGCGATCGATAAGCTCGAGACTTTAAACAACAAAAAACTGGGAGACCCAGAAGATCCGCTACTTGTTTCTGTAAGGTCCGGTGCTAGGGTGTCCATGCCGGGGATGATGGATACTGTCCTTAACCTTGGACTCACGGACAAATCTGTTCTCGGACTCGCAAATAAGGTCAACGACGAAAGGTTCGCTTACGACTGTTACCGCAGATTCATCTCTATGTTTGGAGATGTGGTTCTGGGAATTGACTTCGACAAGTTCGAGTCCCTTATTGAGGACAGGAAAAAAGAACTTAAAGTCGAATCTGACACCGATCTCGATGCAAAAGCACTGAAAGATCTGGCTGAAAGGTTCAAGGGAGTAATTAAACTCGAAAAAGGATTTGATTTCCCCCAGGATCCGAAAGTCCAGCTTCAGATGGCAATTGATGCTGTTTTTGAGTCTTGGAACAACCCAAGGGCCATCACTTACAGAAAGCTTAACGAAATCGATGACAGTTGGGGCACAGCTGTCAATGTACAGACCATGGTTTACGGGAACAGAGGAAATACCTCAGGCACAGGAGTTGCTTTTACAAGAAACCCGTCTACAGGAGAAAGGAAATTTTTCGGGGAGTACCTTATTAATGCACAGGGCGAAGATGTTGTTGCAGGCATCCGAACTCCAGACTTTATTGATACTCTTGGAAACAAGATCCCTGAAGCCTACAACCAGCTTGTGGACATCTGTCAGAAGCTCGAAGCCCATTTCAAAGACATGCAGG belongs to Methanosarcina barkeri 3 and includes:
- a CDS encoding transcription initiation factor IIB, translating into MVEVERVRYSDTLEREKIRAMIKARKEKQKEQSFENEKAVCPECGSRNLVHDYERAELVCGDCGLVIDADFVDEGPEWRAFDHDQRMKRSRVGAPMTYTIHDKGLSTMIDWRNRDSYGKSISSKNRAQLYRLRKWQRRIRVSNATERNLAFALSELDRMASALGLPRTVRETAAVVYRKAVDKNLIRGRSIEGVAAAALYAACRQCSVPRTLDEIEEVSRVSRKEIGRTYRFISRELALKLMPTSPIDYVPRFCSGLNLKGEVQSKSVEILRQASEKELTSGRGPTGVAAAAIYIASILCGERRTQREVADVAGVTEVTIRNRYKELAEELDIEIIL
- a CDS encoding Gar1/Naf1 family protein, whose translation is MKRLGKVLHRTGVKNLIIRGDEVKPENVSDGFPKLNSVVVDKALNRIGTIVSVFGPVGHPYFLVKGFKRTSDSEFRALINERVYIR